In Lutra lutra chromosome 13, mLutLut1.2, whole genome shotgun sequence, one genomic interval encodes:
- the LOC125083075 gene encoding interferon alpha-1/2-like: MALPCSFLVALVVLSCHSLGSLGCDLLQDHGLLNWRALMLLRQMRRLSATSCDKYTNGFGFPQEVFDGKQLQKAQALFVVHVTNQKTFQLFCTEASPAPWNTTLLEELCSGLSEQLGLLEACPLQEAGMGVLPLVNGDSILRNYFQRISLYLQEKQYSPCAWEMVRAETMKPLYASTALQKELRSRK, translated from the coding sequence ATGGCCCTGCCCTGCTCCTTCTTGGTGGCCCTGGTGGTACTCAGCTGCCACTCCCTCGGCTCTCTGGGATGTGACCTGCTTCAGGACCACGGCCTGCTGAACTGGAGGGCCTTGATGCTCCTGCGACAAATGAGGAGACTGTCTGCTACCTCCTGTGACAAGTACACAAATGGCTTTGGCTTCCCCCAGGAGGTGTTTGACGGCAAGCAACTGCAGAAGGCTCAAGCCCTCTTTGTCGTCCATGTGACAAACCAGAAGACCTTCCAGCTCTTCTGCACAGAGGCCTCACCTGCTCCTTGGAACACGACCCTCCTGGAGGAATTGTGCTCGGGACTTTCTGAGCAGCTGGGCCTCCTGGAAGCCTGTCCCCTGCAGGAGGCGGGGATGGGAGTGTTGCCCCTCGTGAATGGGGATTCCATCTTGAGGAACTACTTCCAGAGAATCTCCCTCTATCTGCAAGAGAAGCAATACAGCCCTTGTGCCTGGGAGATGGTCCGAGCAGAGACCATGAAACCCTTGTATGCATCAACAGCCTTGCAAAAGGAATTAAGGAGCAGGAAGTGA
- the LOC125083077 gene encoding interferon alpha-1/2-like → MALPCSFLVALVVLSCHSLGSLGCDLPQDHGLMHWRALMILRQMRRLSASSCDKYTNDFGFPQEVFDGKQLQKAQALSVIHVTNQKTFQLFCPEASPAPWNMTLLGELCSGLAEQLGHLEACPLQEAGMGETPLVNGDSILRNYFQRISLYLREKQYSPCAWEMVRAEIMKPLYASTALQERLRRKK, encoded by the coding sequence ATGGCCCTGCCCTGCTCCTTTTTGGTGGCCCTGGTGGTGCTCAGCTGCCACTCCCTCGGTTCTCTGGGATGTGACCTGCCTCAGGACCACGGCCTGATGCACTGGAGGGCGTTGATGATCCTGCGACAAATGAGGAGACTGTCTGCTAGCTCCTGTGACAAGTACACAAACGACTTTGGCTTCCCCCAGGAGGTGTTTGACGGCAAGCAGCTGCAGAAGGCTCAAGCCCTCTCTGTCATCCATGTGACGAACCAGAAGACCTTCCAGCTCTTCTGCCCGGAGGCCTCACCTGCTCCTTGGAACATGACCCTCCTGGGGGAATTGTGCTCGGGACTTGCTGAGCAGCTGGGCCACCTGGAAGCCTGTCCCCTGCAGGAGGCGGGGATGGGAGAGACGCCCCTCGTGAATGGGGACTCCATCCTGAGGAACTACTTCCAGAGAATCTCCCTCTATCTGCGAGAGAAGCAATACAGCCCTTGTGCCTGGGAGATGGTCCGAGCAGAGATCATGAAACCCTTGTATGCATCAACAGCCTTGCAAGAAAGATTAAGGAGAAAGAAGTGA